TCCGGCTACCTGATCACAGATTTAATCATAGCGGAATACCATCGAACCGGAAAAATCGACTTTAAACAGTTCTGGATCAGACGGGCACGCAGACTCCTGCCGGCTTTACTGTCCATGCTGGCTCTTGTCATTCTTTGGGTCCTTCTTTTTGAACGATCGTTTTTACTGGACCTCTGGGGCAATGTTCTATCTGTCCTTATGTACGTAAGCAACTGGTGGCTCATTTTTCACAAAGTGTCCTATTTCGCACAGTTCGGTCCTCCCTCTCCGCTCAACCATTTATGGTCACTGGCGGTGGAGGAACAGTTCTATCTCATCTGGCCGCTCGTGCTGTTACTCGGCCTTCGCTACATAAAAAATAATAGATTGATTCTCGGGAGCATACTCGTTGCAGCCATCCTTTCCGCCATTGCGATGGCTATGATTTACACACCGGGAGTAGATCCGAGCCGGGTATATTACGGAACAGACACGAGAGCTTTTTCCCTGCTGATCGGAGCCGGACTTGCGATCATTTGGCCAAGCCGAAAGCTGTCCACTCGTCTGCCGAAGGAACAGCGAAAAGCACTCGATATCGTTGGAACGCTCAGTCTCTTTGGGATTTTGCTCTTAATCGGATTCACCAGCCAATTTGATAGTTTCTTATATCGCGGCGGTATGGTCATTCTGTCGATTTTCACCTTATTTGTCGTGGCGGCGCTTGCCCATCCGTCCAGCCGGCTCGGCATGGCCATGGGATGGAAGCCGCTTCGCTGGATTGGTGTCCGGTCGTACGGAATTTACCTTTGGCACTTTCCGGTCATTGTTCTCACCAACCCGGCACAGGAAAATGCCCATCCATCCGCATGGCTCAGAATCGCTCAGTTTGCATTAATCCTTATTCTGGCCACGCTGTCCTGGCACTTTATTGAGGAGCCTATCCGTCAAGGAGCATTGAAACGATGGAGAGCGAAACTGAACATGACGGCACATTCCTGGAAACGTGCGACACTCGTGCAAAAGTCGATCCTTGGCTGCTCAGCAGCAGTAATCGTCGTCATCTTTTTCACGGTTGTCATCCCGCAGCTTCACAAGCTTGAAGCCGGACAGAAAAAGAAAGCCGAGCAGGCCATCATGCATCCTGAGCCTGTAAAACCGAAAGAGAAACCGAAGCATGAACAACCAAAACCGGAAGAGAAGCCAAAACCGAAGCCAGACCAAAAGCCAGACTCGAAACCGTCACCAGTCCCGCCGCCTAAACCGGTGGACGAACGAATCTCAGTGATCGGTGACTCGGTCATGGTGAACGTGGCACCTTATATCAAAGAAAAATTCCCTAAGGCAACGGTTGACGCCAAGATCGGCCGCCAGCTGAAGGATGCTTCAGATGTCATCGATCACATGAAGGCAAACGGAAGCCTGGGACACACAGTCGTCATAGGACTTGGAACGAACGGTCCTTTCTCAAAAGACCAGCTCGTAAACGTGCTCGATAAAGTTGGTAAAGACAAAGAA
This genomic stretch from Fictibacillus marinisediminis harbors:
- a CDS encoding acyltransferase family protein, which codes for MPEPTQKNKRYMPGIDGLRAFAVLAVIAYHLNLGWAPGGLLGVGIFFVLSGYLITDLIIAEYHRTGKIDFKQFWIRRARRLLPALLSMLALVILWVLLFERSFLLDLWGNVLSVLMYVSNWWLIFHKVSYFAQFGPPSPLNHLWSLAVEEQFYLIWPLVLLLGLRYIKNNRLILGSILVAAILSAIAMAMIYTPGVDPSRVYYGTDTRAFSLLIGAGLAIIWPSRKLSTRLPKEQRKALDIVGTLSLFGILLLIGFTSQFDSFLYRGGMVILSIFTLFVVAALAHPSSRLGMAMGWKPLRWIGVRSYGIYLWHFPVIVLTNPAQENAHPSAWLRIAQFALILILATLSWHFIEEPIRQGALKRWRAKLNMTAHSWKRATLVQKSILGCSAAVIVVIFFTVVIPQLHKLEAGQKKKAEQAIMHPEPVKPKEKPKHEQPKPEEKPKPKPDQKPDSKPSPVPPPKPVDERISVIGDSVMVNVAPYIKEKFPKATVDAKIGRQLKDASDVIDHMKANGSLGHTVVIGLGTNGPFSKDQLVNVLDKVGKDKEIVLINSQVPRSWEKQVNRTLAEVASSHPHTKLVNWNQASNGQTSYFYNDGVHLKPRGASAYAKLVESAVN